A stretch of the Gordonia crocea genome encodes the following:
- a CDS encoding DUF485 domain-containing protein has translation MPESDDPQRSVPTGEEFLTAAASPEFEHLRRILLRFVFPMTAFFLVWYATYALLGAFAHEFMATQVWGRINMGIVLGLLQFVTTFAITFAYIRFADRKLDPAA, from the coding sequence GTGCCCGAATCCGACGACCCCCAGCGGTCGGTTCCCACCGGCGAGGAGTTCCTCACCGCCGCCGCGAGCCCCGAGTTCGAGCACTTGCGCCGCATCCTTCTCCGATTCGTCTTCCCGATGACCGCCTTCTTCCTCGTCTGGTACGCGACTTACGCCCTGCTCGGCGCTTTCGCCCACGAATTCATGGCGACGCAGGTGTGGGGTCGGATCAACATGGGCATCGTGTTGGGGCTGCTGCAGTTCGTGACCACCTTCGCCATCACCTTCGCCTACATCCGGTTCGCCGACCGCAAGCTCGACCCCGCGGC
- the dapD gene encoding 2,3,4,5-tetrahydropyridine-2,6-dicarboxylate N-succinyltransferase → MSNQGAFAVGIATITIPDAGGAESVLDTWFPEPQLGVVSSSGTKILADADVPPELAPLVGTDADRGVRTVAVRTSIVDLTAAPLDAHDVYLRLHLLSHRLVAPHGVNLDGQFGLLSNVVWTNFGPCAVDGFEQVRVKLRARGNVTVNSIDKFPRMVDYVIPAGVRIGDASRVRLGAHLAEGTTVMHEGFVNFNAGTLGDSMVEGRISAGVVVGEGSDIGGGASTMGTLSGGGKEIITLGRRCLLGANSGCGIPLGDDCVIEAGLYVTAGTKVVGPDGTEVKARDLAGQSNILFRRNSTTGAVEVVPWKGDGIALNTALHKND, encoded by the coding sequence GTGAGCAACCAAGGAGCCTTCGCCGTAGGCATCGCGACCATCACCATCCCCGACGCCGGGGGCGCCGAAAGCGTCCTGGACACGTGGTTCCCCGAGCCGCAGTTGGGTGTCGTCTCGTCGTCGGGCACCAAGATCCTCGCCGATGCCGACGTTCCGCCGGAACTGGCGCCGCTGGTGGGCACCGACGCCGACCGCGGGGTCCGCACCGTCGCCGTGCGCACCAGCATCGTCGACCTGACCGCCGCGCCCCTCGACGCCCACGACGTCTACCTGCGCCTGCATCTGCTGAGCCATCGGCTGGTCGCGCCGCACGGGGTCAACCTGGACGGCCAGTTCGGCCTGTTGAGCAACGTCGTGTGGACCAACTTCGGCCCGTGCGCGGTCGACGGCTTCGAGCAGGTCCGCGTGAAGCTGCGCGCCCGCGGCAACGTGACCGTCAACTCGATCGACAAGTTCCCCCGCATGGTGGACTACGTGATCCCCGCCGGCGTCCGCATCGGCGACGCCAGCCGGGTCCGCCTGGGCGCCCACCTGGCCGAGGGCACCACCGTCATGCACGAGGGCTTCGTCAACTTCAACGCCGGCACCCTGGGCGACTCGATGGTCGAGGGCCGCATCTCGGCCGGCGTCGTCGTCGGCGAGGGTTCCGACATCGGCGGCGGTGCGTCGACGATGGGCACCCTGTCCGGCGGCGGCAAGGAGATCATCACCCTGGGCAGGCGCTGCCTGCTGGGTGCGAACTCCGGCTGCGGCATCCCCCTGGGCGACGACTGCGTCATCGAGGCGGGCCTCTACGTGACCGCCGGCACGAAGGTCGTCGGCCCCGACGGCACCGAGGTGAAGGCCCGCGACCTGGCCGGCCAGTCCAACATCCTGTTCCGCCGCAACAGCACCACCGGCGCAGTCGAGGTCGTGCCGTGGAAGGGTGACGGCATCGCCCTCAACACGGCCCTGCACAAGAACGACTGA
- the dapC gene encoding succinyldiaminopimelate transaminase, whose translation MAASRIPVSASLPDFPWDTIAGARSTAAAHPGGIVDLSVGTPVDPVDPLIREALAAASEFPGYPLTVGTGELRAAAAAALHRRYDTVELAGEQILPVIGTKEAIAGVCSTLGLQSGSTVVLPKIAYPTYEVGALLAGATPVRADDSGTADLAEAALVFLNSPSNPTGAVLGVDELRAAVAWARERGAIVVSDECYLGLAWEAEAVSVLDPRVCDGDTTGLLAVHSLSKISNLASYRAGFFAGDRGLIAELLAVRKHSGLIVPFPIQAAMTAALADDRHVEEQAQRYRARREVLKPAVIEAGMRVDDSEAGLYLWATRDEDARVTHHWLAQRGILAAPGDFYGPAGATHVRIALTASDEQIAEAARRLRG comes from the coding sequence GTGGCGGCCAGTCGCATACCGGTCAGCGCCTCGCTGCCGGACTTCCCGTGGGACACCATCGCCGGTGCCCGAAGCACGGCCGCCGCGCATCCGGGCGGGATCGTCGACCTCTCCGTCGGCACCCCCGTCGACCCGGTCGACCCGCTCATCCGCGAGGCGTTGGCCGCGGCCTCGGAGTTCCCCGGCTATCCGCTGACCGTCGGTACCGGCGAGTTGCGCGCCGCCGCCGCGGCGGCGCTTCACCGGCGCTACGACACCGTCGAATTGGCCGGTGAGCAGATCCTGCCGGTCATCGGGACCAAGGAGGCGATCGCCGGGGTCTGCTCGACCCTGGGGTTGCAGTCCGGTTCGACGGTCGTGCTGCCGAAGATCGCCTACCCGACCTATGAGGTGGGCGCGCTGCTCGCGGGTGCGACTCCGGTTCGTGCCGACGATTCGGGTACCGCCGACCTGGCCGAGGCCGCCCTCGTCTTCCTGAACTCCCCGTCGAACCCCACCGGCGCGGTGCTGGGCGTCGACGAGTTGCGCGCCGCCGTTGCGTGGGCCCGCGAGCGCGGCGCGATCGTCGTGTCCGACGAGTGCTACCTGGGCCTGGCCTGGGAGGCCGAGGCGGTGTCGGTGCTCGACCCGCGCGTCTGCGACGGTGACACCACCGGACTGCTGGCCGTGCACTCGCTGTCCAAAATCTCCAACCTCGCGTCGTACCGCGCGGGCTTCTTCGCCGGCGATCGCGGGTTGATCGCCGAACTGCTGGCGGTGCGCAAGCACTCCGGACTCATCGTGCCCTTCCCGATCCAGGCGGCGATGACCGCGGCACTCGCCGACGACCGGCACGTCGAGGAGCAGGCCCAGCGCTATCGGGCGCGCCGAGAGGTCCTCAAGCCGGCGGTGATCGAGGCGGGGATGCGCGTCGACGACTCGGAGGCGGGGCTGTACCTGTGGGCGACCCGCGACGAGGATGCGCGCGTCACGCACCACTGGTTGGCGCAGCGCGGAATCCTCGCCGCCCCCGGCGACTTCTACGGCCCGGCCGGTGCGACGCACGTGCGCATCGCACTCACCGCCTCCGACGAGCAGATCGCCGAAGCGGCCCGACGCCTGCGCGGATAA
- the fdxA gene encoding ferredoxin produces MVTYIIAEPCVDVMDKACVEECPVDCIYEGGRSLYIQPDECVDCGACEPVCPVEAIFYEDDVPDEWEPYVAANVDFFDDLGSPGGASKVGKTDYDPPFVKELPPMGEED; encoded by the coding sequence GTGGTGACTTACATCATCGCCGAGCCCTGCGTCGACGTCATGGACAAGGCCTGCGTCGAAGAATGCCCGGTGGATTGCATCTACGAGGGTGGTCGCAGCCTCTACATCCAGCCCGACGAGTGCGTGGACTGCGGTGCCTGTGAGCCGGTCTGCCCGGTGGAGGCCATCTTCTACGAGGACGACGTCCCCGACGAGTGGGAACCGTACGTGGCGGCCAATGTCGACTTCTTCGATGATCTGGGCTCCCCGGGCGGCGCGAGCAAGGTCGGCAAGACCGACTACGACCCGCCGTTCGTCAAGGAGCTGCCGCCGATGGGCGAGGAGGACTGA